From a region of the Paralichthys olivaceus isolate ysfri-2021 chromosome 4, ASM2471397v2, whole genome shotgun sequence genome:
- the scarb2a gene encoding lysosome membrane protein 2a isoform X2, with product MTRRSCAIYATGIVCAHLLIVGIALVVAQVFQTMIHSRLKKEITLTEKSQVFEAWKNPPPPVYMEYYFFNVTNPEVFLKGGKAAVKQIGPYTYREYRPRENVTFLENGTKIFALNPKSFVFVPEKSVGDPTVDVLTTVNIPFVAVMNELKTYSFVLRTFVSMYMNSLGIELFMKRTVHEILWGFKDPLLSKIHSMKPDVDDHFGLMWKKNGTHEGEFVFHTGEENYLDYGKIDTWNGMRKMSWWSSNQSNMINGTDGAVFHPLINRNELLYIFAADLCRSIHLAYVSDVEVKGIQAYRFAPPSDVLMSPKENPTNEGFCVPAGDCLGTGVLKVSVCREGAPIVVSFPHFYQADPKYINAVDGLNPNKEEHETYLDLQPTTGVPIRACKRAQLNIILNRVQGFPKTKYINETIFPIMFVNETATIDDDSASQMRTLLLIVTLVSNFPLLIVGMGIILLLVLVVLFCRNRQKKTAKDDTAYTQVSDKPDEPSEASATQPMKNGSYIAMSPVEAQKC from the exons ATGACACGGAGATCTTGTGCCATTTACGCCACAGGCATCGTGTGCGCTCACCTCCTGATAGTGGGGATCGCCCTGGTCGTGGCTCAAGTCTTCCAAACAATGATCCACAGCCGGTTAAAAAAG GAAATTACTTTGACGGAGAAGAGCCAAGTGTTTGAGGCATGGAAGAATCCACCCCCACCTGTTTATATGGAGTATTACTTCTTCAATGTGACCAATCCAGAGGTGTTCTTGAAAGGCGGGAAGGCAGCTGTTAAACAGATCGGACCATATACTTACAG GGAATACAGACCAAGGGAAAACGTCACATTCCTGGAGAATGGCACCAAGATTTTTGCCCTGAACCCCAAATCCTTTGTCTTTGTGCCCGAGAAGTCAGTTGGCGATCCTACGGTTGACGTCCTCACAACTGTCAACATCCCATTTGTG gCGGTGATGAACGAGCTGAAAACCTACTCCTTCGTCCTGCGAACTTTCGTCTCCATGTACATGAACAGCCTGGGAATTGAGCTGTTCATGAAACGCACTGTCCACGAGATCCTGTGGGGATTCAAAGACCCCTTGCTCTCAAAGATCCACTCCATGAAGCCTGACGTGGACGACCATTTTGGCCTGATGTGGAAG AAAAATGGCACTCATGAAGGAGAGTTTGTCTTCCACACCGGAGAGGAGAACTACTTGGATTATGGCAAAATCGACACGTGGAACGGCATGCG CAAGATGTCGTGGTGGTCATCCAATCAGAGCAACATGATCAACGGTACAGACGGCGCTGTCTTCCACCCTCTGATAAACAGGAACGAGCTGCTCTACATCTTCGCTGCTGATCTCTGCAG ATCCATTCATTTAGCCTATGTGAGCGATGTGGAGGTGAAAGGAATCCAGGCGTACCGCTTCGCACCCCCCAGTGATGTCCTCATGAGCCCCAAGGAAAACCCCACCAACGAGGGCTTCTGCGTGCCAGCCGGAGACTGCCTCGGCACCGGGGTGCTAAAAGTCAGCGTTTGTCGAGAAG GCGCACCCATCGTGGTGTCTTTCCCACACTTCTATCAAGCCGACCCCAAGTACATCAACGCCGTCGACGGGCTCAACCCCAACAAGGAGGAGCATGAGACGTACCTCGACCTCCAACCG ACTACAGGAGTTCCCATTCGTGCCTGCAAGCGAGCCCAGCTCAATATCATCCTGAATAGAGTCCAAGGCTTCCC CAAAACCAAGTATATTAACGAGACCATTTTCCCCATCATGTTCGTCAACGAg ACGGCGACAATTGATGATGATTCGGCTTCCCAGATGAGGACGCTGCTCCTGATTGTGACGCTGGTGTCAAACTTCCCCTTGCTCATCGTGGGCATGGGcatcatcctgctgctggtgctTGTAGTCTTGTTCTGCCGAAACCGCCAGAAGAAG ACGGCAAAAGACGACACGGCTTACACTCAGGTCAGCGACAAACCGGACGAGCCATCGGAAGCGTCAGCCACCCAGCCAATGAAGAACGGCTCCTACATTGCCATGTCTCCAGTGGAGGCCCAGAAGTGTTGA
- the scarb2a gene encoding lysosome membrane protein 2a isoform X1, with product MTRRSCAIYATGIVCAHLLIVGIALVVAQVFQTMIHSRLKKEITLTEKSQVFEAWKNPPPPVYMEYYFFNVTNPEVFLKGGKAAVKQIGPYTYREYRPRENVTFLENGTKIFALNPKSFVFVPEKSVGDPTVDVLTTVNIPFVAVMNELKTYSFVLRTFVSMYMNSLGIELFMKRTVHEILWGFKDPLLSKIHSMKPDVDDHFGLMWKKNGTHEGEFVFHTGEENYLDYGKIDTWNGMRKMSWWSSNQSNMINGTDGAVFHPLINRNELLYIFAADLCRSIHLAYVSDVEVKGIQAYRFAPPSDVLMSPKENPTNEGFCVPAGDCLGTGVLKVSVCREGAPIVVSFPHFYQADPKYINAVDGLNPNKEEHETYLDLQPTTGVPIRACKRAQLNIILNRVQGFPKTKYINETIFPIMFVNETATIDDDSASQMRTLLLIVTLVSNFPLLIVGMGIILLLVLVVLFCRNRQKKNEVKRIDFTEAFHSFTTAKDDTAYTQVSDKPDEPSEASATQPMKNGSYIAMSPVEAQKC from the exons ATGACACGGAGATCTTGTGCCATTTACGCCACAGGCATCGTGTGCGCTCACCTCCTGATAGTGGGGATCGCCCTGGTCGTGGCTCAAGTCTTCCAAACAATGATCCACAGCCGGTTAAAAAAG GAAATTACTTTGACGGAGAAGAGCCAAGTGTTTGAGGCATGGAAGAATCCACCCCCACCTGTTTATATGGAGTATTACTTCTTCAATGTGACCAATCCAGAGGTGTTCTTGAAAGGCGGGAAGGCAGCTGTTAAACAGATCGGACCATATACTTACAG GGAATACAGACCAAGGGAAAACGTCACATTCCTGGAGAATGGCACCAAGATTTTTGCCCTGAACCCCAAATCCTTTGTCTTTGTGCCCGAGAAGTCAGTTGGCGATCCTACGGTTGACGTCCTCACAACTGTCAACATCCCATTTGTG gCGGTGATGAACGAGCTGAAAACCTACTCCTTCGTCCTGCGAACTTTCGTCTCCATGTACATGAACAGCCTGGGAATTGAGCTGTTCATGAAACGCACTGTCCACGAGATCCTGTGGGGATTCAAAGACCCCTTGCTCTCAAAGATCCACTCCATGAAGCCTGACGTGGACGACCATTTTGGCCTGATGTGGAAG AAAAATGGCACTCATGAAGGAGAGTTTGTCTTCCACACCGGAGAGGAGAACTACTTGGATTATGGCAAAATCGACACGTGGAACGGCATGCG CAAGATGTCGTGGTGGTCATCCAATCAGAGCAACATGATCAACGGTACAGACGGCGCTGTCTTCCACCCTCTGATAAACAGGAACGAGCTGCTCTACATCTTCGCTGCTGATCTCTGCAG ATCCATTCATTTAGCCTATGTGAGCGATGTGGAGGTGAAAGGAATCCAGGCGTACCGCTTCGCACCCCCCAGTGATGTCCTCATGAGCCCCAAGGAAAACCCCACCAACGAGGGCTTCTGCGTGCCAGCCGGAGACTGCCTCGGCACCGGGGTGCTAAAAGTCAGCGTTTGTCGAGAAG GCGCACCCATCGTGGTGTCTTTCCCACACTTCTATCAAGCCGACCCCAAGTACATCAACGCCGTCGACGGGCTCAACCCCAACAAGGAGGAGCATGAGACGTACCTCGACCTCCAACCG ACTACAGGAGTTCCCATTCGTGCCTGCAAGCGAGCCCAGCTCAATATCATCCTGAATAGAGTCCAAGGCTTCCC CAAAACCAAGTATATTAACGAGACCATTTTCCCCATCATGTTCGTCAACGAg ACGGCGACAATTGATGATGATTCGGCTTCCCAGATGAGGACGCTGCTCCTGATTGTGACGCTGGTGTCAAACTTCCCCTTGCTCATCGTGGGCATGGGcatcatcctgctgctggtgctTGTAGTCTTGTTCTGCCGAAACCGCCAGAAGAAG AATGAAGTAAAACGTATTGATTTTACTGAAGCTTTTCATTCTTTTACT ACGGCAAAAGACGACACGGCTTACACTCAGGTCAGCGACAAACCGGACGAGCCATCGGAAGCGTCAGCCACCCAGCCAATGAAGAACGGCTCCTACATTGCCATGTCTCCAGTGGAGGCCCAGAAGTGTTGA